TTGCCATTCTGTCCCGTTGAGATCTTCGGGCTTCAGTTTCTCTTCTCCTTCGAGCACTTCGGGGTAGAGCCCGTCATTACTGTAAGCGGGAGCGATAACTGCAAGTTTGCGCATCAGATAAGGGTGCTGAATAGCAATCTGCAGGGCGATAGCTGCACCCATGCTATATCCGAAGAAGTCAGCTTTTTCTATCCTGAGCTGTCGGAGGAGTTCTATTGTATCCTCAGCCATTTGTTCATATGTCAACGGGCGGTCGACGTCGGCGGTATGCCCATGTCCCTGCTGCTCGATTGCAATCACCTGTCGAGTCTTTGCAAAGAATGGTATAAACTTCCCAAACGAGGTCTCAATTGTTGTCAAAGAGCCATGGAGAAGAACCAGTGGTCTGCCTGCGCCACAGATTTCATAATACATATCGAGCCCGTTCACGGAAGCATAGCCGCTTTTGATGCCGTTATTTCTTTTATCGGGCATGCTTTTCGTCCTGATACACTCCCCTTTTGCAGTTCATCTGTAGAAATGTTCTAAGTTTGATTTTTACCCTATATTTTTTATAAACATTCTGTTATAAAACTGCTCCTTATCTTTCCCCAAATATTAGCGTAGAGACTTCAAGCCGCTGAGCGGCCATACCTGTACTGAGCTAACGTTTTTGGACCTCACAGGAATGTCACGATCAAAGCCATAACTATAATGATCGAATAGTGTACACCCGGGTAGTCAACCAGTGGGTTGTGAGTCTGGTCGATTGGAAACAAAATCCTGCCGGTATGGCTATTGCATGAAAGAGGATGGCTGTAAAAACGCTCTTTCCGGTGTTATTTAAGAACCAGACAATCAGGATTCGCATACCAATGGTATCCCCCATGCTATCCATGTCAGGTCACGGCCCTGTTGAATCATCGACGGGTAATGCCATGTCGACCACATCAGTCCTAAAATGATGCTGGTTGTTAGTGCATTCCATCGTTTTTGCATGGGATCGATGGCATATCCAGTCCAGCCCAGTTCTTCACCAGCAGCGCCGATAAAAAACCCAGCAAAAAGTATCGGTATAGTCAGAAAAGGAATATGCGTTTCTATGGGGGGATAGCCCTATCAGAGAAATTTAACTTTAAGGCGGGAAGTCCCCTTCCTCGGAGCGAAGCGACAGGTGGGGGATGAAAGCCGTCAACTTCCCGACAAAGCAAGTTTAACAAAATCTATTTATCTCTCTAAAACATATAATATTTATTATGTTAAAAGCCTATAAATACCGAATCT
The genomic region above belongs to Methanosarcina horonobensis HB-1 = JCM 15518 and contains:
- a CDS encoding CPBP family intramembrane glutamic endopeptidase, with product METHIPFLTIPILFAGFFIGAAGEELGWTGYAIDPMQKRWNALTTSIILGLMWSTWHYPSMIQQGRDLTWIAWGIPLVCES
- a CDS encoding alpha/beta fold hydrolase, with product MPDKRNNGIKSGYASVNGLDMYYEICGAGRPLVLLHGSLTTIETSFGKFIPFFAKTRQVIAIEQQGHGHTADVDRPLTYEQMAEDTIELLRQLRIEKADFFGYSMGAAIALQIAIQHPYLMRKLAVIAPAYSNDGLYPEVLEGEEKLKPEDLNGTEWQKAYARIAPNPEHWPVLIAKEQQLTRDFKGWTADEVQAIKAPTLIIIGDSDIVRPEHAVEMFRLLGGGVAGDLTGLPRSRLAVLPGTTHITLIERAEWLLPMIGEFLDLPMPEEK